The following coding sequences are from one Selenomonas sputigena ATCC 35185 window:
- a CDS encoding GTPase domain-containing protein, whose translation MAENYLVKTAEEFFAALDQAGEKLQAFSQELSEKNEAVYSALARFEKANAEYRGTIGTREKSTVVDEALQKVIQGLQGAVHRWRVGIEASKKGQEFMHDHEKYLVVMIFGAVKSGKSTLGNFFAGREWLEAPFENVYKHRPPTEFATQEKGRNTGDIEMVDGRYWFSEGVTDTTGDIQYFTLSGLRWFDSPGTGALSKQGDKRNMEEMVKEYLQYVDMCIFLVNSSEPGLMEDMKYIEQLSRTEQEALVVITKSDRVEEDVDEAGEIVKIYLPKTPEGRRLQEQDMCERLAAAYPQVDVDKFRAMSISTVLGDHAMRTGNEREFRDSQLDLLMQRLTEKARGDVVGLKTARPKKAMNKFLRDIVEGDEMIAGIKGLHNHVQTVLDSVEDYRGKIKQRTKNLTDRITRRVKASALKETNRMAHQAEAGGKETEPATIAQMVFSVTQPILAEEINQEISKIIGMSQELVGDLEIKAAQPEIRAPGIKRQMKEFEQTYTVIEVVPRSPDGFIEHVQDVFSLFTKKFYKKVERKVTKKMTVDAGVNVEDVIRELIPQIETYVARTVRENLETIADNYFAPQEKFVQEIEKNLERLHEELEALRF comes from the coding sequence GTGGCTGAAAATTATCTGGTAAAGACGGCGGAGGAATTTTTTGCTGCATTGGATCAGGCAGGGGAAAAGTTGCAGGCCTTCTCGCAGGAATTGAGCGAAAAAAATGAGGCGGTTTATTCCGCCCTGGCACGTTTTGAAAAGGCTAATGCAGAGTATCGAGGAACGATTGGGACGCGAGAAAAATCGACGGTTGTGGACGAGGCTTTGCAAAAGGTGATCCAAGGCTTGCAGGGCGCCGTCCATAGGTGGCGCGTTGGTATCGAGGCAAGCAAAAAGGGGCAGGAATTTATGCACGACCATGAGAAATACTTGGTCGTTATGATTTTTGGCGCAGTAAAATCTGGGAAAAGCACATTGGGAAACTTCTTCGCAGGGCGTGAATGGCTCGAAGCGCCCTTTGAAAATGTTTACAAGCATCGTCCGCCGACGGAATTTGCCACACAGGAAAAAGGCCGGAACACGGGCGATATTGAGATGGTCGATGGACGATATTGGTTCAGCGAAGGGGTTACGGATACGACCGGCGATATCCAATACTTTACGTTGAGCGGTCTGCGGTGGTTTGATTCGCCGGGGACGGGCGCTTTGTCGAAGCAGGGCGACAAGCGGAATATGGAAGAGATGGTCAAGGAATATCTGCAATATGTGGATATGTGCATCTTTCTTGTGAATTCCTCAGAACCAGGGCTGATGGAAGATATGAAATATATAGAACAGCTTTCACGCACCGAACAGGAGGCGCTTGTTGTCATTACGAAATCTGATCGGGTGGAGGAAGACGTCGACGAAGCGGGGGAAATCGTCAAGATATATTTGCCCAAAACACCTGAGGGACGGCGCTTGCAGGAGCAGGATATGTGCGAGCGGCTTGCAGCCGCCTATCCCCAGGTGGATGTCGATAAATTCCGTGCGATGAGTATATCGACTGTTTTGGGCGACCATGCAATGCGAACGGGAAATGAGAGAGAGTTTCGCGACAGCCAGCTTGATCTGTTGATGCAGAGATTGACAGAGAAGGCTCGGGGCGATGTCGTCGGCCTTAAAACAGCACGTCCGAAGAAAGCGATGAATAAATTCCTGCGGGATATCGTTGAGGGCGATGAGATGATTGCAGGGATCAAGGGCTTGCACAATCATGTGCAAACGGTGCTTGATTCCGTGGAAGATTACCGTGGAAAGATCAAGCAGCGCACGAAAAATTTGACGGATCGCATCACCCGTCGAGTCAAAGCGTCTGCCTTGAAGGAAACGAATCGCATGGCGCATCAGGCGGAGGCTGGCGGAAAGGAGACAGAACCTGCAACCATTGCCCAGATGGTTTTTTCTGTCACGCAGCCGATCTTGGCGGAGGAAATCAACCAAGAGATTTCGAAGATTATCGGGATGTCGCAGGAACTTGTGGGAGATTTGGAGATAAAGGCTGCCCAGCCGGAGATCCGCGCCCCTGGCATCAAGCGTCAGATGAAAGAATTCGAACAAACGTACACGGTGATTGAAGTAGTCCCGCGTTCCCCAGATGGTTTTATTGAGCATGTGCAGGATGTTTTCAGCTTGTTCACCAAGAAGTTTTACAAAAAGGTGGAGCGCAAGGTTACGAAAAAAATGACGGTGGATGCCGGAGTGAATGTGGAAGACGTCATCAGGGAACTCATACCGCAAATCGAGACCTATGTCGCTCGGACGGTACGAGAGAACCTTGAGACGATTGCGGACAATTATTTTGCCCCACAGGAAAAATTTGTGCAGGAAATTGAAAAAAATCTCGAGCGGCTACACGAGGAACTGGAGGCGCTGCGCTTCTAA
- a CDS encoding GTPase: protein MENIQKIVEDLSAMRQDMIAASERIYIVNAGRMNHGKSSLLNSILGREAFRVADIRETRVNQEELYKDDVFLVDTPGLDADETDDQEAFSVYKKANFIIFVHNPKIGEFHRSELQNIGRMAKTVGEDYFWRHFAFVLTFQEEFEEEELSVIGQSMKAAIKEEFQTDGIPLFIVSNVRYERSQQESDARKKQAFLERSGIPQLREFLQEHLAVWRDENLALQGARFEMCKAKAIDRLAKERDEITDALRQNHVDFQEKTAAIERAFHQAYSNIINYKTQLEDEEATVAQLEQEVWQLQAQRKQEREDWG from the coding sequence ATGGAGAATATACAAAAGATTGTTGAAGACTTATCGGCAATGCGGCAAGACATGATTGCCGCAAGTGAACGGATCTATATTGTCAACGCAGGACGCATGAATCACGGCAAGAGCAGTCTGCTCAATTCCATTCTTGGCAGGGAGGCCTTTCGTGTCGCTGATATCCGGGAAACAAGGGTCAATCAGGAAGAATTGTATAAAGATGATGTGTTTCTTGTTGATACGCCGGGGTTGGATGCAGATGAAACGGACGATCAGGAAGCGTTCTCGGTTTACAAGAAAGCAAATTTTATTATCTTCGTCCATAATCCCAAGATCGGGGAATTTCATCGCTCAGAACTTCAGAATATCGGACGTATGGCAAAGACAGTGGGAGAAGACTACTTCTGGCGGCACTTTGCTTTTGTCCTGACCTTCCAGGAAGAATTTGAGGAAGAAGAGTTGTCCGTGATCGGGCAGAGTATGAAGGCGGCAATCAAAGAAGAATTTCAGACAGATGGAATTCCCTTGTTCATCGTATCGAATGTGCGGTATGAAAGAAGCCAGCAAGAAAGCGATGCCAGAAAAAAGCAGGCCTTTTTGGAAAGAAGCGGCATCCCCCAACTGCGGGAATTCCTTCAGGAGCATTTGGCTGTATGGCGAGATGAAAATCTTGCCTTGCAGGGAGCGCGGTTTGAAATGTGCAAGGCGAAGGCAATCGACCGGCTTGCAAAAGAACGGGACGAAATAACAGACGCTTTGCGGCAAAACCACGTCGATTTCCAAGAGAAAACGGCAGCCATAGAGCGGGCGTTTCATCAGGCATACTCGAACATCATTAACTACAAGACACAGTTGGAAGATGAGGAAGCAACAGTGGCTCAATTGGAACAAGAGGTTTGGCAATTGCAGGCGCAGCGGAAACAGGAACGTGAAGATTGGGGATGA
- a CDS encoding helix-turn-helix domain-containing protein, whose protein sequence is MISITGTDGFQREFRILGQRIAYYRKLQGLSQEEFSKDVGISKSYLSKIERGDIQGISFVTVMEIARSLEAKVTKLLDFDEA, encoded by the coding sequence ATGATTTCCATCACTGGGACAGATGGATTCCAGCGGGAGTTTCGCATATTGGGGCAGAGGATTGCTTATTATAGAAAATTGCAGGGTTTGTCGCAAGAGGAATTTTCAAAAGATGTCGGCATCAGCAAAAGTTATTTGAGCAAGATTGAACGCGGTGACATCCAGGGAATCTCTTTCGTCACCGTTATGGAAATTGCACGGAGTTTGGAGGCTAAGGTCACCAAATTGCTGGATTTTGATGAAGCATAG
- a CDS encoding serine/threonine protein kinase, with protein MEKPVEEYIRATFSFLRVLKESERSRTMLAAKEDGKLVVVREIYATGLPYKEIKAIEHPLFAKIFLTAEEDGRTWVVEEYIDGESLQALWERGERFSAAEIKAMLREMSEGLAALHRAGIVHRDIKPAHILRQGGRLRLIDFDAARLMREDAAPDTRHLGTVGYAPPEQYGYRQTDGRSDIYALGVTFEKLLKDGEGGAVRRVLRRAQAVDPAARYASVESLMAAIHRWHCLYLLKSIGSIGIFGIFVLSPIFLYFPHEKEQSIIQEEKIPAEENQEMVDEIAEKETDIPQIIENELPLNVDSPQPAASKDVFQDGHRAKKERGLNFLSADGNLAVECLWCGESHKSSGAIMISRRALEAPVMEGKAPVPSDWSVGFRITNEGNAPLQQPRLLLRTTFAGAENLTVQGPEMILPGETADIIVPLGQYEFSFPGGSETREYIDISLFDALERDRPLAYWRHTICIAPYSPEYIYEHVYKDKHGYWKP; from the coding sequence ATGGAAAAGCCCGTCGAAGAATACATCCGTGCGACCTTCTCGTTCCTGCGCGTCTTGAAAGAAAGCGAGCGCAGCCGCACGATGCTTGCTGCCAAAGAGGACGGCAAGCTCGTCGTCGTGCGCGAGATTTATGCGACGGGTCTGCCGTACAAGGAAATCAAAGCGATTGAGCATCCTCTTTTTGCCAAGATTTTCTTGACGGCGGAGGAGGACGGGCGCACTTGGGTCGTCGAGGAGTATATCGACGGCGAGAGCCTGCAGGCTCTTTGGGAAAGGGGCGAACGCTTTTCAGCGGCGGAAATCAAGGCGATGCTTCGAGAAATGTCAGAGGGGCTTGCCGCACTCCATCGTGCGGGCATCGTGCACAGGGACATCAAGCCCGCGCACATCCTGCGCCAAGGCGGACGCTTGCGTCTCATCGACTTCGATGCCGCGCGGCTCATGCGCGAAGACGCTGCGCCCGATACGCGCCATCTCGGCACGGTCGGCTACGCGCCACCCGAGCAATACGGCTACCGTCAGACGGATGGAAGAAGTGACATCTACGCGCTCGGCGTGACCTTTGAAAAGCTGCTGAAAGACGGCGAAGGTGGCGCTGTTCGGCGCGTGCTGCGCCGTGCGCAAGCCGTCGATCCGGCGGCGCGCTATGCTTCCGTCGAAAGTTTGATGGCGGCTATCCATCGATGGCATTGTTTGTATTTGCTAAAATCTATAGGCTCGATAGGAATATTTGGTATTTTTGTTTTAAGCCCGATTTTTTTATATTTTCCGCATGAAAAAGAACAGTCAATCATACAGGAGGAAAAAATTCCAGCTGAAGAAAATCAGGAAATGGTGGACGAAATAGCAGAAAAGGAAACAGATATCCCCCAAATTATCGAGAACGAATTGCCATTGAATGTTGATTCGCCGCAGCCGGCTGCATCGAAAGATGTTTTTCAAGATGGGCATCGCGCAAAAAAGGAGAGAGGACTTAATTTTCTAAGCGCAGATGGAAATCTTGCTGTGGAATGCCTTTGGTGCGGTGAATCTCATAAGAGTTCGGGCGCAATTATGATCAGTCGTCGTGCCCTTGAGGCACCTGTAATGGAAGGGAAGGCGCCAGTGCCGTCGGACTGGAGTGTGGGTTTTCGTATTACCAATGAAGGGAACGCGCCATTGCAGCAGCCGCGATTATTGCTTCGTACAACTTTTGCAGGAGCTGAAAACCTTACTGTGCAAGGTCCGGAAATGATTCTTCCTGGAGAAACAGCGGATATCATAGTCCCTTTGGGGCAGTATGAATTTTCGTTTCCCGGTGGGAGTGAAACACGGGAGTATATCGATATCAGCCTTTTTGATGCTTTGGAGCGGGATCGTCCGCTTGCATATTGGAGGCATACGATTTGTATAGCGCCATATTCTCCGGAATATATTTACGAACATGTCTATAAAGACAAGCACGGTTACTGGAAGCCTTAA
- a CDS encoding Rpn family recombination-promoting nuclease/putative transposase, producing the protein MDWDEEEERRKRILAVLAGFRLLDDDFMAAVFQDSLECIDLVLQIILSKPEIKATKAITQDTLKNLQGRSVRLDIHAWTDEQEFNVEIQRGGKGAAERRARYNSSLMDANTLLAGEDYDKLPESYVIFITETDVLGKGLPIYIVRRTIEGSNEIFQDGSHIIYVNSSITDESTSLGKLMHDFRCTRAEDMYYEVLANRVRYFKETEEGARTMSEAMENLARDFAKELAKEAEKRGMERGMERGREEGKIDMVVEMLRDKLPLEMVARISKLSLEHVQELGRMHSLL; encoded by the coding sequence ATGGATTGGGATGAAGAGGAAGAACGGCGGAAAAGGATTCTGGCGGTCTTGGCTGGGTTTCGCCTACTCGATGATGATTTCATGGCAGCAGTGTTTCAAGACAGTTTGGAATGTATCGATTTGGTGTTGCAGATCATCTTGAGCAAGCCTGAAATCAAGGCGACGAAAGCGATTACGCAAGATACGCTGAAGAATCTGCAAGGACGCAGCGTGCGGCTGGACATTCATGCGTGGACAGATGAACAGGAGTTCAACGTCGAGATTCAACGCGGCGGCAAGGGCGCTGCAGAACGTAGAGCCAGATACAACAGCAGCCTTATGGACGCCAATACACTATTGGCGGGCGAAGACTACGACAAGCTGCCCGAGTCGTATGTGATTTTCATCACGGAGACGGACGTGCTTGGCAAGGGGTTGCCGATTTATATTGTTCGGCGCACGATTGAGGGAAGCAATGAGATTTTTCAAGACGGCTCTCATATCATCTACGTCAACAGCTCGATAACGGATGAAAGCACTTCGTTGGGAAAGCTCATGCACGACTTTCGTTGCACGCGGGCGGAGGATATGTATTATGAAGTTTTAGCAAATCGAGTGAGGTATTTCAAGGAAACAGAGGAAGGAGCGAGAACGATGAGTGAGGCAATGGAAAATCTTGCGAGGGATTTTGCGAAAGAGCTTGCGAAAGAAGCAGAAAAGCGTGGCATGGAGCGTGGCATGGAGCGCGGTCGCGAAGAAGGGAAGATCGACATGGTCGTAGAGATGCTGCGGGATAAGCTGCCTTTGGAAATGGTTGCACGCATATCGAAGCTCTCTCTTGAGCATGTGCAAGAACTTGGCAGAATGCATAGTTTGCTATAA
- a CDS encoding methyl-accepting chemotaxis protein → MNKTREPLQKGGYGIGLQVNVVIFLGVTLMIAILMSFIGYRSYNTMIEDGIREKYNEVGMKTAAIETRYTAVYQSGQDLRSRVQQILSLPPEQRNRDDLIAALRSTVASNDDIVGSGICFEPNAFDGKDAAFVNSPASDATGRAIPYAGKEGSDIVITPLAGYETDEWYQSPRKTQKITLTDPYWYDVTPTQRTYMLTIAFPLIEDGRFVGAVTVDFDAAPFQSDMAAISTPNNFFAVFTPQGTLLAHGLKDDAVSKNVYEMLGVSESEGQKFFGQELFSMERTSESTGLPTTYIFNPIKLKGIEQPWGTLVAVSTEVFTHEAKDLVLISLLIAVACGAGLIALMSFFIHKRVSAPLKDMAGMIERFAGLDLQKEKNMHLAKYLERGDEIGIITRACGKMASSLRDIVGKINGNSQSVAATSEELTATTQSTANSARNVTTAIHNIADGASKQAQDTQEASDHLDEIQTLLDGNQEILEKINAGTAAVRQRKDEGIAILADVMKKSAKTSRATEEVARVVIETNKSAEKIEVASQMIQSISEQTNLLALNAAIEAARAGEAGRGFTVVADEIRKLAEQSRSFTDEISAIIGGLKEKSQEAVDTMEVSRHLVDETRTSLDETQEKFRRIDEAVEETEQVVKRMNDSTRNIVDKSHSVSQVIESLSALAQENAATSEEGNSAVETQTQSLQNIADASEGLAEIATSLQGEVAKIQV, encoded by the coding sequence ATGAACAAAACAAGGGAACCCCTGCAAAAGGGCGGCTACGGCATCGGACTGCAAGTCAATGTCGTCATCTTCCTCGGCGTCACGCTGATGATCGCCATTCTCATGAGCTTCATCGGCTATCGCTCGTACAACACCATGATTGAAGACGGCATACGGGAAAAGTACAACGAGGTCGGTATGAAGACGGCCGCCATCGAGACGCGCTACACTGCCGTCTATCAATCGGGGCAGGATCTGAGATCGCGCGTCCAACAGATTCTGTCTCTGCCGCCCGAGCAGCGCAATCGCGACGATCTGATCGCCGCCCTGCGCTCGACCGTCGCTTCCAATGACGACATCGTCGGTTCGGGCATCTGCTTCGAGCCAAACGCCTTCGACGGCAAAGATGCCGCATTCGTGAACTCCCCCGCTTCCGACGCCACGGGGCGCGCCATCCCTTATGCGGGCAAGGAAGGCTCCGACATCGTGATCACGCCGCTCGCCGGCTATGAGACGGACGAGTGGTATCAATCCCCGCGCAAGACGCAGAAAATCACGCTGACCGATCCCTACTGGTACGATGTCACGCCGACCCAGCGCACCTACATGCTGACCATCGCCTTCCCTCTCATCGAGGACGGTCGTTTCGTCGGCGCTGTCACGGTGGATTTCGACGCCGCTCCTTTCCAGAGCGACATGGCGGCGATCAGCACGCCGAACAATTTCTTCGCCGTCTTTACCCCGCAGGGAACGCTGCTTGCCCACGGGCTGAAAGATGACGCGGTCTCCAAGAACGTCTATGAAATGCTGGGCGTAAGCGAAAGCGAAGGACAGAAATTCTTCGGCCAGGAGCTCTTCTCCATGGAGCGCACCTCCGAATCCACGGGTCTTCCTACCACCTATATCTTCAATCCCATCAAGCTCAAGGGCATCGAACAGCCTTGGGGGACGCTCGTCGCCGTCTCCACAGAGGTGTTCACGCATGAGGCGAAGGATCTCGTCCTCATATCGCTGCTGATTGCAGTAGCCTGCGGCGCAGGTCTCATCGCGCTCATGAGCTTCTTCATCCACAAGCGCGTCTCCGCACCTTTGAAGGATATGGCGGGCATGATCGAGCGCTTTGCAGGACTCGATCTGCAGAAAGAGAAAAATATGCACCTCGCGAAATACCTGGAGCGCGGTGATGAGATCGGCATCATCACACGCGCCTGCGGCAAAATGGCGAGCAGCCTGCGCGACATCGTCGGAAAGATCAATGGCAATTCCCAGTCCGTCGCTGCCACGAGCGAGGAACTGACCGCCACGACGCAGAGCACGGCCAACAGCGCGCGCAACGTGACGACGGCCATCCACAACATTGCCGACGGTGCATCGAAGCAGGCGCAGGACACGCAGGAGGCTTCCGATCACCTGGACGAAATCCAAACCCTGCTCGACGGCAATCAGGAAATCCTCGAAAAAATCAATGCAGGAACCGCTGCCGTGCGCCAGCGCAAGGATGAAGGCATCGCCATCCTCGCCGATGTCATGAAGAAATCGGCAAAAACCTCCCGAGCGACCGAAGAAGTGGCTCGCGTCGTCATCGAGACGAACAAGAGCGCGGAAAAGATTGAAGTGGCCAGCCAGATGATCCAGTCGATTTCCGAGCAGACGAACCTTCTCGCCCTGAATGCCGCCATCGAAGCGGCACGAGCCGGAGAGGCAGGACGCGGCTTCACCGTCGTCGCGGACGAGATCCGCAAGCTCGCGGAGCAGAGCCGCAGCTTCACCGACGAAATCAGCGCCATCATCGGCGGACTCAAGGAGAAGTCCCAAGAGGCGGTCGACACGATGGAAGTGTCCCGGCATCTCGTCGACGAAACGCGCACGAGCCTCGACGAAACGCAGGAAAAATTCCGCCGCATCGACGAAGCCGTCGAGGAGACGGAGCAGGTCGTCAAGAGGATGAACGACTCGACGCGGAATATCGTGGACAAAAGCCACTCCGTTTCCCAAGTGATCGAGAGCCTTTCGGCGCTCGCACAGGAAAATGCCGCGACGAGCGAGGAGGGCAACAGCGCCGTGGAGACGCAGACGCAGTCCCTGCAGAATATCGCCGATGCAAGCGAAGGGCTCGCCGAAATCGCCACAAGTCTGCAAGGCGAAGTCGCCAAGATCCAAGTGTAG